The genomic stretch gcgcttccactgcagggggcacgggttcaataactaagatcccgcatgccacgtggcgcaaaaaggaagaaaaaacaacaacaaaaaaaacccccacaaaaaacTGGAAGATGGGAACGTGTGGGAGGGCTCCTTCTGACCGCCCTTCTACGTCTGGTCTCCCCGCAGACACGGAGAAGACGTGATTGTGACACCCTTTGCCCAGGTGGGTGcccacctcttccttctcccgTGTGCCGGGCAGGTAGAGCCGACCCCTCCTTCCCAACGCTGACCGCTCCCCCTCGCAGGTCCTGGCCAGTCTGAGGACGGTTCGGAGCAACGTTGCGTCCCTTGCCCACCTGCAAGGCCGCGGGGCAGCCAAGTACgtagggggcggggagggggcggggccttgcggagagaagggcagggcctgggggagaggggcGGGATCAGAAGACAAGGTGGGCGAAGCAGAGGCGGGGCACGGGCGGAAAGGGCGCGGCTGGCAATTcggggatggggggaaggggaggaggggccggggccaCGAGGTCTTGGGGGCGGGGCCCTATGGGTGGGGCAGGCCGCTCCTGAGCCGATTGTACTGCAGGCAGGCATGCGTCGGGAACACCCCATCTGGCAGTCAGCCCCCTCCACCAACAGGTAATGCGCCTGCTCCTATCCCCTCCTTCCACTGTGGGACAGCTGTGAACTTCCTCTCTATGGGGACCTCCCCAGCCCATGAATCCTTAGGCTGTGCTAATTGTAAAcctaccccccaaccccaccccgccATCCCCCCGCCCAAACACCCTTGGGGTTGCGGAGATCCTGGGGTCCTGAGTGGCCCCATTCTCATTGGGAAGGGGTCCAGGGTCCAGATGCAGAGATGGGAGCAGGAGGGGCACAGGGTTCCcaagtgggggtggggcaggccccTGACCAGCTTGGCCCCCAGAGGACACTGGGCAGACGCTGGCTTTGGAGACACTGGATGAGCTGGATTGGTGTTTGGATCAGCTGGAGACACTGCAGGCGCGGCACTCGGTGGGGGAGATGGCCTCCAACAAGGTTAGTAGAGCCAGATAACTGAGATCACTTGCCTATGTCCACAGTGCCCCCATCATCACTGACATCACCTTCCCCTGCAGTTCAAGTGGATGCTGAACCGGGAGTTGACTCACCTGTCTGAAGCCAGCCGCTCTGGGAACCAAGTGTCTGAGTACATATCCCAAACCTTCCTGGGTGAGCTATGGTGGGTCACTGACTAGGCCACATTACAGAGataagaagagggaagggaaagaaagacttCTGCTACAGACCTCAACTGAGGAAGATAGAAGCAGACACGGACACCCCCAGCCCCATGAGGCAGGGCTGGACCAGAGGGAGGGACAGGAGGATCTTCCAGGAGGAAGGGGACATTAAAGTTAGGGTTTTGAAGCATGAGTAGAAGTTTGCCAAGGAGGAGATAGAGGGAACCACAGAGCTGGGTCTCCAGCTTGGGAGACGGAAAGGACATTTGACTGTTTTGGGAAAAATACTAAGCTCCAGGTACCCAGGGGCCATGTCCAGCAGAAGAGGTCACTGAGATCAACCTTGAACAGAGGAGAAGGGTATCTACAGGCCAGAAAAGACTTTACTCTGAGATTACTTTGGTCCAGGTAAAAAGGAAATAGGTTGATCTTGAGGCTTGGCAAGGTCCAGTACTTGAGGCCAAGCAGGCCAACCCTAGCAGGTGAATTGACTTCTCTGAGCCCTACCCTGCCCCATCTACAGACCAGCAGACTGAGGTGGAGTTGCCCAGGGTGACCCCCACGGAGCCCCCAAGTCCCATGTCCCAGATCAGCGGCCTGCGTGGACTCCCCCACAGTACCAGCATTTCTGCAGCCACTGTCCCACGCTTTGGGGTCCAGACTGATCAGGAGGGGCAACTGGCCAAGGTGGGTTTACAATAGGAATGCTGAGACCCAGGTTTGAAACCTGGCTCTGTGTGGCTACCCTAttttgggcctcagtttgcccacCTATATACTGACCAGGTGGGGGTCAAAGTAGGACCTGAGGCCTGGGGATGGGGTTTGAGGCTCCAGAGTCTGGGGAAGTTGGGCTGCAGTTAAGCTCCAGTCCTTCACATTTTAGGAGCTGGAAGACACCAAGAAGTGGGGGCTTGATGTGTTCAAGGTGGCAGAGCTAAGTGAGAACCGGCCCCTCACAGCTATCATGTTCAGCATCTTTCAGGTACCTTCCCTGCCCTTGGCTTCTAATACCCTTGTGTTTCCTTCACTCCTTCCTACCTCAGGACCTCATGGGACACACATTCTTCAAATCCTCCCTAACATCCCTGAATGGGGTCATTTGAGCAGGGGCATTGAAGGATGGATAGGCATTTGTTAGGTTTAAAAGTTCACTGCTGATTGGCAACAAGACTCAAGCCTCAGCCTTGGGCCAGGCCTGAAGGGACCCAGTCTGTAGGGCACAACTGTGGGGTCAGAGATGAGCCAGAGGGGAAGGACAGAGACCAAGGGAGTTCAGATGGAGAGCAGGGAGGGCATCCTGGAAGAGAGGGCACTTGAGAGATGGATAGGGATTCAGAAGGAGAGAAGGCATAGGAATAGTGTGTGCTGCCACCCAGAGGCCGAGGCCCTGACTGGGGCCCTGTGATGGACCAGGAACGGGACCTGCTCAAGACATTTCGGATCCCAGCCGACACACTTGCCACCTACCTACTGACACTGGAGGGTCACTACCACAACGATGTGGCCTACCACAATAGCCTACACGCCGCTGACGTGGCCCAGTCTACACATGTGCTGCTGGCCACACCTGCGCTCGAGGTAGGGCCCTACAGCTGCAGGCAGCCCTGGTGCGTGCAGGGCACAGAGAGCCTACCCCTCACCTCTTATGCTCCGTGCCCACTCAGGCCGTGTTCACAGACCTGGAAGTCCTGGCTGCCATCTTTGCAAGCGCCATCCATGATGTGGATCATCCTGGGGTCTCCAATCAGTTTCTCATTAACACCAGTGAGTTAGGGGGCTGGGCCCTGCCACCACCTGTCAATCAAGTGATGTTAGTTGGTCCCATTCCTGCTCTGAGTCTCCCTGTTTGTGAAATGACTGCCACAATCTTCCCTCCCTTAGGTGCTGAGAGCAGACCCAGATAtacagtagacactcaataaatgagagAATAACAAATGTGGCAGAGCTGATTTGGGCCCACTGAGATTTTAAAGTTTAGGATCCTTTGTGGTGTCAGAAAAACTCAGTCAACAAGCAATTATTGGGTACCTCTTATATACATCCCTGGAGAGCTGGAGATAAGAGTGGAGCCCTCTCACTTGAGGATCCCAGGGTCTAATAAGACAAAGACTTGGTAGTTCATTCAACCAGCACTCAGCACTGTCTCCTGTCATGCCAAGTCCCCAAGGAGTCACCAGTCTCGAGGAGGTAGAGCTGAACACAGATGCCGCCCCCCCCGCAGAGTCAGGGCAGGGCCATGGGGAGAGACAGGGTCctagaaggcttcctggaggagggggcattgGAGTTGGGGCTTCAATGCATGAGTAGGAGTTTACCGAGAATTTACAGAACTGGCCTTTGGGTGGAGTAGGTTGGGCAGGCAGGTCTTGAGGTGCTCCACCTCCCCTACAGACTCAGAGCTTGCACTTATGTACAATGATACCTCCATGCTGGAGAACCACCACCTGGCTGTGggcttcaagctgctgcaggcaGAGAACTGTGACATCTTCCAGAACCTCACCATCAAGCAGCGGCTGAGTC from Balaenoptera musculus isolate JJ_BM4_2016_0621 chromosome 3, mBalMus1.pri.v3, whole genome shotgun sequence encodes the following:
- the PDE4C gene encoding cAMP-specific 3',5'-cyclic phosphodiesterase 4C isoform X1 is translated as MQGPPAPAPAPVPSSPRGSPRGSPGLFRKLLVNQSIRLQRRFTVAHPLCLDLENGLSCRRSALDPQAGSGLGRVIQASAQHSQRRESFLYRSDSDYELSSKTMSRNSSVASDLHGEDVIVTPFAQVLASLRTVRSNVASLAHLQGRGAAKQACVGNTPSGSQPPPPTEDTGQTLALETLDELDWCLDQLETLQARHSVGEMASNKFKWMLNRELTHLSEASRSGNQVSEYISQTFLDQQTEVELPRVTPTEPPSPMSQISGLRGLPHSTSISAATVPRFGVQTDQEGQLAKELEDTKKWGLDVFKVAELSENRPLTAIMFSIFQERDLLKTFRIPADTLATYLLTLEGHYHNDVAYHNSLHAADVAQSTHVLLATPALEAVFTDLEVLAAIFASAIHDVDHPGVSNQFLINTNSELALMYNDTSMLENHHLAVGFKLLQAENCDIFQNLTIKQRLSLRRMVIDMVLATDMSKHMNILADLKTMVETKKVTSLGVLLLDNYSDHIQQGDRERESGLDISPMCDKLTASVEKSQVGFIDYIAHPLWETWADLVHPDAQDLLDTLEDNREWYQSKIPRSPVDPTSPKQGDPDRFQFQLTLQEAEEEEGEEEGALGGKASESPDTELLSPEASPDPGALYLGNQRTMGKPCVDHEGNVMAEPLGT
- the PDE4C gene encoding cAMP-specific 3',5'-cyclic phosphodiesterase 4C isoform X2, which produces MQGPPAPAPAPVPSSPRGSPRGSPGLFRKLLVNQSIRLQRRFTVAHPLCLDLENGLSCRRSALDPQAGSGLGRVIQASAQHSQRRESFLYRSDSDYELSSKTMSRNSSVASDLHGEDVIVTPFAQVLASLRTVRSNVASLAHLQGRGAAKQACVGNTPSGSQPPPPTEDTGQTLALETLDELDWCLDQLETLQARHSVGEMASNKFKWMLNRELTHLSEASRSGNQVSEYISQTFLDQQTEVELPRVTPTEPPSPMSQISGLRGLPHSTSISAATVPRFGVQTDQEGQLAKELEDTKKWGLDVFKVAELSENRPLTAIMFSIFQERDLLKTFRIPADTLATYLLTLEGHYHNDVAYHNSLHAADVAQSTHVLLATPALEAVFTDLEVLAAIFASAIHDVDHPGVSNQFLINTNSELALMYNDTSMLENHHLAVGFKLLQAENCDIFQNLTIKQRLSLRRMVIDMVLATDMSKHMNILADLKTMVETKKVTSLGVLLLDNYSDHIQGDRERESGLDISPMCDKLTASVEKSQVGFIDYIAHPLWETWADLVHPDAQDLLDTLEDNREWYQSKIPRSPVDPTSPKQGDPDRFQFQLTLQEAEEEEGEEEGALGGKASESPDTELLSPEASPDPGALYLGNQRTMGKPCVDHEGNVMAEPLGT